One Prunus dulcis chromosome 8, ALMONDv2, whole genome shotgun sequence DNA window includes the following coding sequences:
- the LOC117637928 gene encoding auxin-responsive protein SAUR50-like translates to MGIRKSNKLAQTAVLKQILKRCSSLGKKHGYDEDGLPLDVPKGHFPVYVGENRTRYIVPISFLTHPQFQCLLRQAEEEFGFDHDMGLTIPCEEVVFRSLTSMLR, encoded by the coding sequence atgggcatcagaaaatcaaacaaactgGCTCAAACCGCAGTGCTCAAGCAAATCCTGAAAAGGTGCTCAAGCTTGGGGAAGAAACATGGATATGATGAAGATGGCCTTCCCCTAGATGTCCCAAAAGGTCATTTCCCAGTTTATGTTGGAGAGAACAGAACAAGGTACATTGTTCCCATCTCCTTCTTGACACATCCTCAGTTCCAGTGCCTCCTCCGCCAAGCCGAAGAGGAATTTGGTTTCGATCACGACATGGGCCTCACAATCCCTtgtgaagaagttgtttttcGCTCCCTAACTTCAATGCTCAGATGA